One stretch of Oncorhynchus masou masou isolate Uvic2021 chromosome 9, UVic_Omas_1.1, whole genome shotgun sequence DNA includes these proteins:
- the LOC135546496 gene encoding phosphatidylinositol-binding clathrin assembly protein-like isoform X7, whose protein sequence is MSGQSITDRITAAQHSVTGSAVSKTVCKATTHEIMGPKKKHLDYLIHCTNEMNVNIPQLADSLFERTTSTSWVVVFKSLIATHHLMVYGNERFVQYLASRNTLFNLSNFLDKSGLQGLSLPGYDMSTFIRRYSRYLNEKAVSYRQVAFDFTKVKRGVDGVMRTMNTEKLLKTIPIIQNQMDALLDFNVNANELTNGVINAGFMLLFKDSIRLFAAYNEGIINLLEKYFDMKKTQCKEGLDIYKKFLTRMTRISEFLKVAEQVGIDRGDIPDLSQAPSSLLEALEQHLASLEGKKVKDSTAASRASTLSNAVSSLASTGMSFTKVDEREKQAALEEEQARLKALKEQRLKELSKRPSFATTDTSPVSTTGVTISTAPAIDLFSTPSCSNGALKMESDLFDIQQTFNPSMQASSTGLPVATAWADPFTSAEAGDDSMPNLNPFLSKVVVDAAAHLPVVSSDGVSYSSRTSGHEMFSDRYNPFTDTNSSVSTNYKRTVRIEHSISDSFCGGPVAMAQHLPHQAPYLTEPSAVAGQFRGYSTATQAPPPGALQVDFESVFGAKASGANNMESDDILKPTMVGSNQALCSINQLSDKLVGDDLDSSLANLVGNLGIGNGTTKNDIHWSQPGEKRLTGGSNWQPKAAPNTTWNPVSMTPPVMAYPATTPTGMMGGYGMPPQQLGSMGMMNQPNMMYNQAVMRPPNPFSSVSSAQMQFM, encoded by the exons ACCTGATCCATTGCACCAATGAGATGAATGTGAACATTCCCCAGCTGGCTGACTCACTGTTTGAAAGGACCACCAGCACAAGCTGGGTGGTGGTCTTCAAGTCGCTCATCGCCACACACCACCTCATGGTCTACGGTAATGAG CGTTTTGTCCAGTACTTGGCTTCAAGGAACACATTATTCAACCTCAGTAATTTTTTGGACAAAAGTGGTTTACAAG gtctctctctcccaggctacGATATGTCCACATTTATCCGGAGGTACAGTCGATATCTGAATGAGAAGGCTGTGTCATACAGACAGGTTGCATTTGACTTCACTAAAGTAAAGCGAGG gGTGGATGGGGTGATGAGGACCATGAATACAGAGAAGCTACTGAAGACCATCCCTATCATACAAAACCAGATGGACGCCCTCCTCGACTTCAAT GTTAATGCCAATGAGCTCACAAACGGAGTGATAAATGCAGGGTTCATGCTCCTCTTCAAAGATTCCATTAGGCTTTTTGCTGCATATAACGAAGGCATCATCAACCTGCTGG AGAAGTACTTTGACATGAAGAAAACCCAGTGTAAAGAGGGCCTGGATATCTACAAGAAGTTCCTGACCCGAATGACCCGAATCTCAGAGTTCCTTAAAGTGGCAGAG CAGGTGGGGATTGATCGAGGAGACATTCCAGACCTTTCCCAG GCTCCTAGTAGCCTTCTGGAAGCTCTGgagcagcacctggcctcactAGAGGGGAAGAAAGTCAAAGACTCCACCGCTGCCAGCAG GGCCAGTACTCTATCCAATGCAGTGTCCTCGCTGGCCAGTACAGGGATGTCTTTTACTAAAGTAGATGAGCGGGAGAAGCAGGCTGCTCTGGAGGAGGAACAGGCTCGTCTCAAAGCACTGAAG GAACAGAGGCTGAAGGAGCTCTCGAAGAGGCCTTCCTTTGCCACCACAGACACatctcctgtctccaccaccgGGGTCACTATCAGCACAGCCCCAGCCATCGACCTATTCTCCACACCCAGCTGCTCCAATGG tgctctgaAGATGGAGAGTGACCTGTTTGACATTCAGCAGACGTTTAACCCTTCAATGCAGGCCAGTTCTACAGGGCTTCCTGTGGCCACTGCATGGGCAG ATCCTTTCACCTCTGCTGAAGCTGGAGATGACTCcatgccaaaccttaaccctttccTGTCAAAAGTCGTTGTCGATGCAGCCGCTCACTTACCTGTCGTGTCCTCCGACGGTGTTAGCTATTCCTCTAGGACGTCTGGTCATGAAATGTTTAGTG ATCGTTATAATCCCTTTACTGACACAAACTCGTCCGTTTCAACCAATTACAAACGCACAGTGCGGATAGAACACTCCATCTCAG ACTCCTTCTGTGGTGGTCCAGTGGCCATGGCCCAGCACCTTCCACACCAGGCCCCCTACCTCACTGAGCCCTCTGCAGTAGCAGGTCAATTCAGAG GGTACTCCACAGCAACACAGGCCCCTCCCCCAGGAGCACTCCAAGTGGACTTTGAGTCCGTCTTTGGAGCCAAAGCTTCCGGTGCAAACAACATGGAATCTGATG ACATCCTGAAACCCACCATGGTTGGCTCCAATCAGGCCCTGTGCTCAATCAATCAGCTGTCAGACAAACTGGTGGGAGATGACCTCGATTCCTCTCTGGCCAACCTGGTGGGAA ATCTCGGGATTGGAAATGGCACAACGAAAAA TGACATCCACTGGAGCCAGCCTGGGGAGAAGAGGCTGACTGGCGGTAGCAACTGGCAGCCCAAAGCAGCCCCAAACACCACCTGGAACCCCGTCTCCATG ACCCCCCCAGTCATGGCCTACCCTGCAACAACACCCACAGGCATGATGGGGGGATATGGCATG CCACCCCAACAGCTTGGCTCTATGGGTATGATGAACCAACCCAACATGATGTACAACCAGGCCGTCATGAGGCCGCCCAACCCCTTCAGCTCTGTATCTAGCgctcag ATGCAGTTCATGTAA
- the LOC135546496 gene encoding phosphatidylinositol-binding clathrin assembly protein-like isoform X4: MSGQSITDRITAAQHSVTGSAVSKTVCKATTHEIMGPKKKHLDYLIHCTNEMNVNIPQLADSLFERTTSTSWVVVFKSLIATHHLMVYGNERFVQYLASRNTLFNLSNFLDKSGLQGYDMSTFIRRYSRYLNEKAVSYRQVAFDFTKVKRGVDGVMRTMNTEKLLKTIPIIQNQMDALLDFNVNANELTNGVINAGFMLLFKDSIRLFAAYNEGIINLLEKYFDMKKTQCKEGLDIYKKFLTRMTRISEFLKVAEQVGIDRGDIPDLSQAPSSLLEALEQHLASLEGKKVKDSTAASRASTLSNAVSSLASTGMSFTKVDEREKQAALEEEQARLKALKRLKELSKRPSFATTDTSPVSTTGVTISTAPAIDLFSTPSCSNGALKMESDLFDIQQTFNPSMQASSTGLPVATAWADPFTSAEAGDDSMPNLNPFLSKVVVDAAAHLPVVSSDGVSYSSRTSGHEMFSDRYNPFTDTNSSVSTNYKRTVRIEHSISDSFCGGPVAMAQHLPHQAPYLTEPSAVAGQFRGYSTATQAPPPGALQVDFESVFGAKASGANNMESDDILKPTMVGSNQALCSINQLSDKLVGDDLDSSLANLVGNLGIGNGTTKNDIHWSQPGEKRLTGGSNWQPKAAPNTTWNPVSMTPPVMAYPATTPTGMMGGYGMPPQQLGSMGMMNQPNMMYNQAVMRPPNPFSSVSSAQPSAASSPSSQSPLRAPGQDPFAQLSLKDFL; this comes from the exons ACCTGATCCATTGCACCAATGAGATGAATGTGAACATTCCCCAGCTGGCTGACTCACTGTTTGAAAGGACCACCAGCACAAGCTGGGTGGTGGTCTTCAAGTCGCTCATCGCCACACACCACCTCATGGTCTACGGTAATGAG CGTTTTGTCCAGTACTTGGCTTCAAGGAACACATTATTCAACCTCAGTAATTTTTTGGACAAAAGTGGTTTACAAG gctacGATATGTCCACATTTATCCGGAGGTACAGTCGATATCTGAATGAGAAGGCTGTGTCATACAGACAGGTTGCATTTGACTTCACTAAAGTAAAGCGAGG gGTGGATGGGGTGATGAGGACCATGAATACAGAGAAGCTACTGAAGACCATCCCTATCATACAAAACCAGATGGACGCCCTCCTCGACTTCAAT GTTAATGCCAATGAGCTCACAAACGGAGTGATAAATGCAGGGTTCATGCTCCTCTTCAAAGATTCCATTAGGCTTTTTGCTGCATATAACGAAGGCATCATCAACCTGCTGG AGAAGTACTTTGACATGAAGAAAACCCAGTGTAAAGAGGGCCTGGATATCTACAAGAAGTTCCTGACCCGAATGACCCGAATCTCAGAGTTCCTTAAAGTGGCAGAG CAGGTGGGGATTGATCGAGGAGACATTCCAGACCTTTCCCAG GCTCCTAGTAGCCTTCTGGAAGCTCTGgagcagcacctggcctcactAGAGGGGAAGAAAGTCAAAGACTCCACCGCTGCCAGCAG GGCCAGTACTCTATCCAATGCAGTGTCCTCGCTGGCCAGTACAGGGATGTCTTTTACTAAAGTAGATGAGCGGGAGAAGCAGGCTGCTCTGGAGGAGGAACAGGCTCGTCTCAAAGCACTGAAG AGGCTGAAGGAGCTCTCGAAGAGGCCTTCCTTTGCCACCACAGACACatctcctgtctccaccaccgGGGTCACTATCAGCACAGCCCCAGCCATCGACCTATTCTCCACACCCAGCTGCTCCAATGG tgctctgaAGATGGAGAGTGACCTGTTTGACATTCAGCAGACGTTTAACCCTTCAATGCAGGCCAGTTCTACAGGGCTTCCTGTGGCCACTGCATGGGCAG ATCCTTTCACCTCTGCTGAAGCTGGAGATGACTCcatgccaaaccttaaccctttccTGTCAAAAGTCGTTGTCGATGCAGCCGCTCACTTACCTGTCGTGTCCTCCGACGGTGTTAGCTATTCCTCTAGGACGTCTGGTCATGAAATGTTTAGTG ATCGTTATAATCCCTTTACTGACACAAACTCGTCCGTTTCAACCAATTACAAACGCACAGTGCGGATAGAACACTCCATCTCAG ACTCCTTCTGTGGTGGTCCAGTGGCCATGGCCCAGCACCTTCCACACCAGGCCCCCTACCTCACTGAGCCCTCTGCAGTAGCAGGTCAATTCAGAG GGTACTCCACAGCAACACAGGCCCCTCCCCCAGGAGCACTCCAAGTGGACTTTGAGTCCGTCTTTGGAGCCAAAGCTTCCGGTGCAAACAACATGGAATCTGATG ACATCCTGAAACCCACCATGGTTGGCTCCAATCAGGCCCTGTGCTCAATCAATCAGCTGTCAGACAAACTGGTGGGAGATGACCTCGATTCCTCTCTGGCCAACCTGGTGGGAA ATCTCGGGATTGGAAATGGCACAACGAAAAA TGACATCCACTGGAGCCAGCCTGGGGAGAAGAGGCTGACTGGCGGTAGCAACTGGCAGCCCAAAGCAGCCCCAAACACCACCTGGAACCCCGTCTCCATG ACCCCCCCAGTCATGGCCTACCCTGCAACAACACCCACAGGCATGATGGGGGGATATGGCATG CCACCCCAACAGCTTGGCTCTATGGGTATGATGAACCAACCCAACATGATGTACAACCAGGCCGTCATGAGGCCGCCCAACCCCTTCAGCTCTGTATCTAGCgctcag CCCTCTGCAGCCTCTAGTCCTTCCAGCCAGAGTCCTCTCAGAGCCCCTGGACAGGACCCATTTGCACAGCTCTCTCTCAAGGATTTCTTGTAG
- the LOC135546496 gene encoding phosphatidylinositol-binding clathrin assembly protein-like isoform X11, protein MSGQSITDRITAAQHSVTGSAVSKTVCKATTHEIMGPKKKHLDYLIHCTNEMNVNIPQLADSLFERTTSTSWVVVFKSLIATHHLMVYGNERFVQYLASRNTLFNLSNFLDKSGLQGYDMSTFIRRYSRYLNEKAVSYRQVAFDFTKVKRGVDGVMRTMNTEKLLKTIPIIQNQMDALLDFNVNANELTNGVINAGFMLLFKDSIRLFAAYNEGIINLLEKYFDMKKTQCKEGLDIYKKFLTRMTRISEFLKVAEQVGIDRGDIPDLSQAPSSLLEALEQHLASLEGKKVKDSTAASRASTLSNAVSSLASTGMSFTKVDEREKQAALEEEQARLKALKEQRLKELSKRPSFATTDTSPVSTTGVTISTAPAIDLFSTPSCSNGALKMESDLFDIQQTFNPSMQASSTGLPVATAWAGYSTATQAPPPGALQVDFESVFGAKASGANNMESDDILKPTMVGSNQALCSINQLSDKLVGDDLDSSLANLVGNLGIGNGTTKNDIHWSQPGEKRLTGGSNWQPKAAPNTTWNPVSMTPPVMAYPATTPTGMMGGYGMPPQQLGSMGMMNQPNMMYNQAVMRPPNPFSSVSSAQPSAASSPSSQSPLRAPGQDPFAQLSLKDFL, encoded by the exons ACCTGATCCATTGCACCAATGAGATGAATGTGAACATTCCCCAGCTGGCTGACTCACTGTTTGAAAGGACCACCAGCACAAGCTGGGTGGTGGTCTTCAAGTCGCTCATCGCCACACACCACCTCATGGTCTACGGTAATGAG CGTTTTGTCCAGTACTTGGCTTCAAGGAACACATTATTCAACCTCAGTAATTTTTTGGACAAAAGTGGTTTACAAG gctacGATATGTCCACATTTATCCGGAGGTACAGTCGATATCTGAATGAGAAGGCTGTGTCATACAGACAGGTTGCATTTGACTTCACTAAAGTAAAGCGAGG gGTGGATGGGGTGATGAGGACCATGAATACAGAGAAGCTACTGAAGACCATCCCTATCATACAAAACCAGATGGACGCCCTCCTCGACTTCAAT GTTAATGCCAATGAGCTCACAAACGGAGTGATAAATGCAGGGTTCATGCTCCTCTTCAAAGATTCCATTAGGCTTTTTGCTGCATATAACGAAGGCATCATCAACCTGCTGG AGAAGTACTTTGACATGAAGAAAACCCAGTGTAAAGAGGGCCTGGATATCTACAAGAAGTTCCTGACCCGAATGACCCGAATCTCAGAGTTCCTTAAAGTGGCAGAG CAGGTGGGGATTGATCGAGGAGACATTCCAGACCTTTCCCAG GCTCCTAGTAGCCTTCTGGAAGCTCTGgagcagcacctggcctcactAGAGGGGAAGAAAGTCAAAGACTCCACCGCTGCCAGCAG GGCCAGTACTCTATCCAATGCAGTGTCCTCGCTGGCCAGTACAGGGATGTCTTTTACTAAAGTAGATGAGCGGGAGAAGCAGGCTGCTCTGGAGGAGGAACAGGCTCGTCTCAAAGCACTGAAG GAACAGAGGCTGAAGGAGCTCTCGAAGAGGCCTTCCTTTGCCACCACAGACACatctcctgtctccaccaccgGGGTCACTATCAGCACAGCCCCAGCCATCGACCTATTCTCCACACCCAGCTGCTCCAATGG tgctctgaAGATGGAGAGTGACCTGTTTGACATTCAGCAGACGTTTAACCCTTCAATGCAGGCCAGTTCTACAGGGCTTCCTGTGGCCACTGCATGGGCAG GGTACTCCACAGCAACACAGGCCCCTCCCCCAGGAGCACTCCAAGTGGACTTTGAGTCCGTCTTTGGAGCCAAAGCTTCCGGTGCAAACAACATGGAATCTGATG ACATCCTGAAACCCACCATGGTTGGCTCCAATCAGGCCCTGTGCTCAATCAATCAGCTGTCAGACAAACTGGTGGGAGATGACCTCGATTCCTCTCTGGCCAACCTGGTGGGAA ATCTCGGGATTGGAAATGGCACAACGAAAAA TGACATCCACTGGAGCCAGCCTGGGGAGAAGAGGCTGACTGGCGGTAGCAACTGGCAGCCCAAAGCAGCCCCAAACACCACCTGGAACCCCGTCTCCATG ACCCCCCCAGTCATGGCCTACCCTGCAACAACACCCACAGGCATGATGGGGGGATATGGCATG CCACCCCAACAGCTTGGCTCTATGGGTATGATGAACCAACCCAACATGATGTACAACCAGGCCGTCATGAGGCCGCCCAACCCCTTCAGCTCTGTATCTAGCgctcag CCCTCTGCAGCCTCTAGTCCTTCCAGCCAGAGTCCTCTCAGAGCCCCTGGACAGGACCCATTTGCACAGCTCTCTCTCAAGGATTTCTTGTAG
- the LOC135546496 gene encoding phosphatidylinositol-binding clathrin assembly protein-like isoform X9: MSGQSITDRITAAQHSVTGSAVSKTVCKATTHEIMGPKKKHLDYLIHCTNEMNVNIPQLADSLFERTTSTSWVVVFKSLIATHHLMVYGNERFVQYLASRNTLFNLSNFLDKSGLQGLSLPGYDMSTFIRRYSRYLNEKAVSYRQVAFDFTKVKRGVDGVMRTMNTEKLLKTIPIIQNQMDALLDFNVNANELTNGVINAGFMLLFKDSIRLFAAYNEGIINLLEKYFDMKKTQCKEGLDIYKKFLTRMTRISEFLKVAEQVGIDRGDIPDLSQAPSSLLEALEQHLASLEGKKVKDSTAASRASTLSNAVSSLASTGMSFTKVDEREKQAALEEEQARLKALKEQRLKELSKRPSFATTDTSPVSTTGVTISTAPAIDLFSTPSCSNGALKMESDLFDIQQTFNPSMQASSTGLPVATAWADSFCGGPVAMAQHLPHQAPYLTEPSAVAGQFRGYSTATQAPPPGALQVDFESVFGAKASGANNMESDDILKPTMVGSNQALCSINQLSDKLVGDDLDSSLANLVGNLGIGNGTTKNDIHWSQPGEKRLTGGSNWQPKAAPNTTWNPVSMTPPVMAYPATTPTGMMGGYGMPPQQLGSMGMMNQPNMMYNQAVMRPPNPFSSVSSAQPSAASSPSSQSPLRAPGQDPFAQLSLKDFL, translated from the exons ACCTGATCCATTGCACCAATGAGATGAATGTGAACATTCCCCAGCTGGCTGACTCACTGTTTGAAAGGACCACCAGCACAAGCTGGGTGGTGGTCTTCAAGTCGCTCATCGCCACACACCACCTCATGGTCTACGGTAATGAG CGTTTTGTCCAGTACTTGGCTTCAAGGAACACATTATTCAACCTCAGTAATTTTTTGGACAAAAGTGGTTTACAAG gtctctctctcccaggctacGATATGTCCACATTTATCCGGAGGTACAGTCGATATCTGAATGAGAAGGCTGTGTCATACAGACAGGTTGCATTTGACTTCACTAAAGTAAAGCGAGG gGTGGATGGGGTGATGAGGACCATGAATACAGAGAAGCTACTGAAGACCATCCCTATCATACAAAACCAGATGGACGCCCTCCTCGACTTCAAT GTTAATGCCAATGAGCTCACAAACGGAGTGATAAATGCAGGGTTCATGCTCCTCTTCAAAGATTCCATTAGGCTTTTTGCTGCATATAACGAAGGCATCATCAACCTGCTGG AGAAGTACTTTGACATGAAGAAAACCCAGTGTAAAGAGGGCCTGGATATCTACAAGAAGTTCCTGACCCGAATGACCCGAATCTCAGAGTTCCTTAAAGTGGCAGAG CAGGTGGGGATTGATCGAGGAGACATTCCAGACCTTTCCCAG GCTCCTAGTAGCCTTCTGGAAGCTCTGgagcagcacctggcctcactAGAGGGGAAGAAAGTCAAAGACTCCACCGCTGCCAGCAG GGCCAGTACTCTATCCAATGCAGTGTCCTCGCTGGCCAGTACAGGGATGTCTTTTACTAAAGTAGATGAGCGGGAGAAGCAGGCTGCTCTGGAGGAGGAACAGGCTCGTCTCAAAGCACTGAAG GAACAGAGGCTGAAGGAGCTCTCGAAGAGGCCTTCCTTTGCCACCACAGACACatctcctgtctccaccaccgGGGTCACTATCAGCACAGCCCCAGCCATCGACCTATTCTCCACACCCAGCTGCTCCAATGG tgctctgaAGATGGAGAGTGACCTGTTTGACATTCAGCAGACGTTTAACCCTTCAATGCAGGCCAGTTCTACAGGGCTTCCTGTGGCCACTGCATGGGCAG ACTCCTTCTGTGGTGGTCCAGTGGCCATGGCCCAGCACCTTCCACACCAGGCCCCCTACCTCACTGAGCCCTCTGCAGTAGCAGGTCAATTCAGAG GGTACTCCACAGCAACACAGGCCCCTCCCCCAGGAGCACTCCAAGTGGACTTTGAGTCCGTCTTTGGAGCCAAAGCTTCCGGTGCAAACAACATGGAATCTGATG ACATCCTGAAACCCACCATGGTTGGCTCCAATCAGGCCCTGTGCTCAATCAATCAGCTGTCAGACAAACTGGTGGGAGATGACCTCGATTCCTCTCTGGCCAACCTGGTGGGAA ATCTCGGGATTGGAAATGGCACAACGAAAAA TGACATCCACTGGAGCCAGCCTGGGGAGAAGAGGCTGACTGGCGGTAGCAACTGGCAGCCCAAAGCAGCCCCAAACACCACCTGGAACCCCGTCTCCATG ACCCCCCCAGTCATGGCCTACCCTGCAACAACACCCACAGGCATGATGGGGGGATATGGCATG CCACCCCAACAGCTTGGCTCTATGGGTATGATGAACCAACCCAACATGATGTACAACCAGGCCGTCATGAGGCCGCCCAACCCCTTCAGCTCTGTATCTAGCgctcag CCCTCTGCAGCCTCTAGTCCTTCCAGCCAGAGTCCTCTCAGAGCCCCTGGACAGGACCCATTTGCACAGCTCTCTCTCAAGGATTTCTTGTAG
- the LOC135546496 gene encoding phosphatidylinositol-binding clathrin assembly protein-like isoform X6 translates to MSGQSITDRITAAQHSVTGSAVSKTVCKATTHEIMGPKKKHLDYLIHCTNEMNVNIPQLADSLFERTTSTSWVVVFKSLIATHHLMVYGNERFVQYLASRNTLFNLSNFLDKSGLQGLSLPGYDMSTFIRRYSRYLNEKAVSYRQVAFDFTKVKRGVDGVMRTMNTEKLLKTIPIIQNQMDALLDFNVNANELTNGVINAGFMLLFKDSIRLFAAYNEGIINLLEKYFDMKKTQCKEGLDIYKKFLTRMTRISEFLKVAEQVGIDRGDIPDLSQAPSSLLEALEQHLASLEGKKVKDSTAASRASTLSNAVSSLASTGMSFTKVDEREKQAALEEEQARLKALKEQRLKELSKRPSFATTDTSPVSTTGVTISTAPAIDLFSTPSCSNGALKMESDLFDIQQTFNPSMQASSTGLPVATAWADPFTSAEAGDDSMPNLNPFLSKVVVDAAAHLPVVSSDGVSYSSRTSGHEMFSDRYNPFTDTNSSVSTNYKRTVRIEHSISDSFCGGPVAMAQHLPHQAPYLTEPSAVAGQFRGYSTATQAPPPGALQVDFESVFGAKASGANNMESDDILKPTMVGSNQALCSINQLSDKLVGDDLDSSLANLVGNLGIGNGTTKNDIHWSQPGEKRLTGGSNWQPKAAPNTTWNPVSMPPQQLGSMGMMNQPNMMYNQAVMRPPNPFSSVSSAQPSAASSPSSQSPLRAPGQDPFAQLSLKDFL, encoded by the exons ACCTGATCCATTGCACCAATGAGATGAATGTGAACATTCCCCAGCTGGCTGACTCACTGTTTGAAAGGACCACCAGCACAAGCTGGGTGGTGGTCTTCAAGTCGCTCATCGCCACACACCACCTCATGGTCTACGGTAATGAG CGTTTTGTCCAGTACTTGGCTTCAAGGAACACATTATTCAACCTCAGTAATTTTTTGGACAAAAGTGGTTTACAAG gtctctctctcccaggctacGATATGTCCACATTTATCCGGAGGTACAGTCGATATCTGAATGAGAAGGCTGTGTCATACAGACAGGTTGCATTTGACTTCACTAAAGTAAAGCGAGG gGTGGATGGGGTGATGAGGACCATGAATACAGAGAAGCTACTGAAGACCATCCCTATCATACAAAACCAGATGGACGCCCTCCTCGACTTCAAT GTTAATGCCAATGAGCTCACAAACGGAGTGATAAATGCAGGGTTCATGCTCCTCTTCAAAGATTCCATTAGGCTTTTTGCTGCATATAACGAAGGCATCATCAACCTGCTGG AGAAGTACTTTGACATGAAGAAAACCCAGTGTAAAGAGGGCCTGGATATCTACAAGAAGTTCCTGACCCGAATGACCCGAATCTCAGAGTTCCTTAAAGTGGCAGAG CAGGTGGGGATTGATCGAGGAGACATTCCAGACCTTTCCCAG GCTCCTAGTAGCCTTCTGGAAGCTCTGgagcagcacctggcctcactAGAGGGGAAGAAAGTCAAAGACTCCACCGCTGCCAGCAG GGCCAGTACTCTATCCAATGCAGTGTCCTCGCTGGCCAGTACAGGGATGTCTTTTACTAAAGTAGATGAGCGGGAGAAGCAGGCTGCTCTGGAGGAGGAACAGGCTCGTCTCAAAGCACTGAAG GAACAGAGGCTGAAGGAGCTCTCGAAGAGGCCTTCCTTTGCCACCACAGACACatctcctgtctccaccaccgGGGTCACTATCAGCACAGCCCCAGCCATCGACCTATTCTCCACACCCAGCTGCTCCAATGG tgctctgaAGATGGAGAGTGACCTGTTTGACATTCAGCAGACGTTTAACCCTTCAATGCAGGCCAGTTCTACAGGGCTTCCTGTGGCCACTGCATGGGCAG ATCCTTTCACCTCTGCTGAAGCTGGAGATGACTCcatgccaaaccttaaccctttccTGTCAAAAGTCGTTGTCGATGCAGCCGCTCACTTACCTGTCGTGTCCTCCGACGGTGTTAGCTATTCCTCTAGGACGTCTGGTCATGAAATGTTTAGTG ATCGTTATAATCCCTTTACTGACACAAACTCGTCCGTTTCAACCAATTACAAACGCACAGTGCGGATAGAACACTCCATCTCAG ACTCCTTCTGTGGTGGTCCAGTGGCCATGGCCCAGCACCTTCCACACCAGGCCCCCTACCTCACTGAGCCCTCTGCAGTAGCAGGTCAATTCAGAG GGTACTCCACAGCAACACAGGCCCCTCCCCCAGGAGCACTCCAAGTGGACTTTGAGTCCGTCTTTGGAGCCAAAGCTTCCGGTGCAAACAACATGGAATCTGATG ACATCCTGAAACCCACCATGGTTGGCTCCAATCAGGCCCTGTGCTCAATCAATCAGCTGTCAGACAAACTGGTGGGAGATGACCTCGATTCCTCTCTGGCCAACCTGGTGGGAA ATCTCGGGATTGGAAATGGCACAACGAAAAA TGACATCCACTGGAGCCAGCCTGGGGAGAAGAGGCTGACTGGCGGTAGCAACTGGCAGCCCAAAGCAGCCCCAAACACCACCTGGAACCCCGTCTCCATG CCACCCCAACAGCTTGGCTCTATGGGTATGATGAACCAACCCAACATGATGTACAACCAGGCCGTCATGAGGCCGCCCAACCCCTTCAGCTCTGTATCTAGCgctcag CCCTCTGCAGCCTCTAGTCCTTCCAGCCAGAGTCCTCTCAGAGCCCCTGGACAGGACCCATTTGCACAGCTCTCTCTCAAGGATTTCTTGTAG